A stretch of DNA from Vulcanisaeta thermophila:
GAAGGAGTTGGAGGCCATGGGGTACTGCAGGGAGGCTTGATTAACGGTCCTCGACCACGTAATCCCTACCACCAATCCTAAGCCTAATCCTACCACTCAATCTCTCCTCCACGGTGCCATCATCAAGCACGTACTCACCACCCCCACTAATCCTCATGTTATACCTAAAGAGCCTGGAACCAATCTGAGCAATGTCCTTGGACTTGGAGGTGCAGACGTTAACGTTGAGCCAGGGCCACCTACGCCTAATCTCACCGGCCAGCTTAACCCCAACCTCAAAACTACCCTCCACAAAACCCCCAGGGTTAACCCTATAACCCATACCCACAAGTTTATCAATATTGGCGGGGCTAACGTCCAACTCATTAATATTCACAAAGCCAATGAGCCCCTCACCAGCCAGAACCTCCACAACACCGAGGATGTTATCCTCAAAACCGGGTAGTGCGGGGACCTCAAGGCCCAAATCCACGGACTTAGAAAGGGCCCTAACAAGGTCCAACCTACCCATTAACTGGCCCTTATTAATTGCGTGGATCCTGATTTCATCAATACCACTGGAACCCAGTAAGTCCACGGCCCTCTTATTCAGGTTGAGCACGTGAGTGTACATGTGTATGTGGAAGCCCTCGCCATAAATACCCTTCAACAACCTAACCACCTCCACAACCCTATCCACAACCATAACTGGGTCACCACCCGTGATGGCGAGGCCGTGGCCGCCAACCCTATCGATCTCATCAATTATGTCACCCGGGTAATTAACCACGGGCCTATCATTAATGAACATGACATCCCTACCAAACCTCTCCCTACTCACAGGGCAGTAGAAGCAATTCAGGGGGCAAACACCCGTAATGAACAACACACTCTTAACACCAAGGAGGCACTCCCTACATCCCCTACCCAATCGACCAAAGACCACATTAAAGGGCACGCAAGGCTCAATCAAACCCCCTTTTAAAAACCATGCACCGTGCGTAAATTATTTAAACCACAGGGTGCGGGGCTGGGTATGTACAGCTTCAAAAACACACTGACAACATTCATAGTATGCACAGCACTCACAGCACCAGTGCTAACCGCGGAACTCACAAACCTAAGACTATACCAATTACTAATCATACTCCTAGGCGCCACATGGCCACCAACGACACCCTGGGGATTCATAACCGCAGTATTCATGCACCCCACAGTGACCGATTACGTATTTGACATGCTAACCCTATGGCTATTAGGCCCCTTCTTCGAGACAACCTTTGGGGCACGGCTCTACTGGATCACGTTCATGACCAGCGGCATCGCATCCTCACTCTCAACAGCACTCTTCTACCTAATGGGCACACCAGTGGTACTAGGGGGTTCATCAGGGGCTCTCTTCGGACTAGTGGGCTTCCTACTAATGACCCCCGAGCGTGGGGTCATAATATCAAACCCAATAAACATATTAATAATCGCATTCCTACTCTCACCACTGGCACTGGAATTCGGAATAGCCTACCTAGGGCACCTCCTAGGCTTCATAACAGGAATAATAATAGGCACAGCATACATGAAACAAACAAACCCATAAGAATAAAAGTAAACAACAACCAGGGAAGCATGGTG
This window harbors:
- a CDS encoding rhomboid family intramembrane serine protease, translated to MRKLFKPQGAGLGMYSFKNTLTTFIVCTALTAPVLTAELTNLRLYQLLIILLGATWPPTTPWGFITAVFMHPTVTDYVFDMLTLWLLGPFFETTFGARLYWITFMTSGIASSLSTALFYLMGTPVVLGGSSGALFGLVGFLLMTPERGVIISNPINILIIAFLLSPLALEFGIAYLGHLLGFITGIIIGTAYMKQTNP
- a CDS encoding radical SAM protein yields the protein MPFNVVFGRLGRGCRECLLGVKSVLFITGVCPLNCFYCPVSRERFGRDVMFINDRPVVNYPGDIIDEIDRVGGHGLAITGGDPVMVVDRVVEVVRLLKGIYGEGFHIHMYTHVLNLNKRAVDLLGSSGIDEIRIHAINKGQLMGRLDLVRALSKSVDLGLEVPALPGFEDNILGVVEVLAGEGLIGFVNINELDVSPANIDKLVGMGYRVNPGGFVEGSFEVGVKLAGEIRRRWPWLNVNVCTSKSKDIAQIGSRLFRYNMRISGGGEYVLDDGTVEERLSGRIRLRIGGRDYVVEDR